From Bacillus basilensis, a single genomic window includes:
- a CDS encoding aminoglycoside 6-adenylyltransferase: MRTEKEMLDLIINTAKEDERIRAVIMNGSRVNPNVKRDCFQDYDIMYVVKDIRSFTSNHNWIRRFGEIMIVQMPEEMSLVPADEDGKFPYLMQFMDGNRIDLTLVPVDLIDIFVGHDSLSKLLLDKDDCMDEFPPASDRDYLIKKPTEKEFLDCCNEFWWCSTNVGKGLWREELSYAKGMIDGPVRDMFIVMLEWHIGMKTDFTVNAGKFGKHFEQYIEKDMWVQFKRTFSNAEYENIWESFFVTCDLFREVANEIANTYGYQYPQDDDDKVTNYLKHVKALPKDSTSIY, from the coding sequence ATGAGAACTGAAAAAGAAATGTTAGACTTAATTATAAATACAGCAAAAGAGGATGAAAGAATTCGAGCTGTCATCATGAATGGATCGCGTGTGAATCCAAATGTGAAAAGAGACTGTTTTCAAGACTATGATATTATGTATGTTGTAAAAGATATACGCTCTTTTACGTCTAATCATAATTGGATACGTAGATTTGGAGAAATAATGATTGTACAAATGCCAGAAGAAATGTCATTAGTTCCTGCGGACGAAGACGGGAAATTTCCGTATTTAATGCAGTTTATGGATGGGAACCGAATCGATTTAACGTTAGTTCCAGTTGATTTAATAGATATATTTGTAGGGCACGATAGTTTAAGTAAACTGCTTCTTGATAAAGATGATTGTATGGATGAATTTCCACCAGCAAGCGATAGGGATTACTTAATAAAAAAGCCTACAGAAAAAGAGTTTTTGGATTGCTGTAATGAATTTTGGTGGTGTAGTACGAATGTAGGGAAAGGACTATGGAGAGAAGAACTTTCTTATGCGAAAGGGATGATTGATGGTCCAGTGCGAGATATGTTCATCGTAATGCTAGAATGGCATATTGGTATGAAAACAGACTTTACAGTTAATGCAGGGAAGTTTGGAAAGCATTTCGAGCAATATATTGAAAAAGATATGTGGGTGCAATTTAAAAGGACATTTTCTAATGCAGAATATGAAAACATATGGGAATCATTCTTTGTCACGTGTGATTTATTTAGGGAAGTGGCGAATGAAATTGCTAACACATATGGATATCAATATCCGCAAGATGATGATGATAAAGTGACGAACTATTTAAAACATGTGAAAGCTTTGCCAAAAGATAGTACATCGATTTATTAA
- a CDS encoding peptidoglycan-N-acetylglucosamine deacetylase, translating into MYYFYSPEMFAPYQWGLERDVSYAYMPYNSFYYGDYISTLPYEYIPQNYEVQMKADERGSWTPFLWVEKYAYAFSGPYNKAEVALTFDDGPDLEFTPRILDKLKQHNVKATFFLLGENAEKFPNVVKRIANEGHVIGNHTYSHPNLAKVNEPEYRNQIIKTEEILNRLIGYAPRFIRPPYGEILENQLKWATEQNFMIVQWSVDTVDWKGVSADTITNNVLGNSFPGSVILQHSTPGGHLQGSVEALDKIIPQLKTKGARFVTLPSMFQTSKERK; encoded by the coding sequence ATGTATTATTTTTATTCGCCAGAAATGTTTGCTCCATATCAATGGGGACTAGAACGAGATGTTTCGTATGCGTATATGCCATATAACTCATTTTATTATGGAGACTATATAAGCACATTGCCATACGAATATATCCCTCAAAACTATGAAGTACAAATGAAAGCAGATGAGCGTGGATCGTGGACACCATTTTTATGGGTCGAAAAATATGCGTACGCATTTTCAGGACCGTACAATAAAGCGGAAGTCGCTCTTACATTTGATGATGGACCGGATTTAGAATTCACGCCAAGAATATTAGATAAGTTAAAACAACATAATGTAAAAGCTACTTTTTTCCTGCTTGGTGAAAATGCAGAAAAGTTTCCAAATGTAGTGAAGCGTATTGCGAATGAAGGGCATGTAATTGGCAATCATACGTATAGCCATCCAAATTTAGCAAAAGTAAATGAGCCTGAGTACCGTAATCAAATTATAAAGACGGAAGAAATATTAAATCGTTTAATTGGTTATGCACCGAGGTTTATACGTCCGCCGTATGGTGAAATACTTGAAAATCAATTGAAGTGGGCAACTGAGCAAAATTTTATGATTGTACAGTGGAGTGTTGATACGGTTGATTGGAAAGGTGTAAGTGCTGATACGATTACAAATAATGTGTTAGGAAACTCATTTCCTGGTAGTGTCATACTTCAACATTCAACTCCAGGTGGGCATTTGCAAGGATCTGTAGAGGCGCTAGACAAAATTATTCCACAGTTAAAAACGAAAGGAGCACGCTTTGTAACACTTCCAAGTATGTTTCAAACATCGAAAGAGAGAAAATAA
- a CDS encoding NUDIX domain-containing protein, producing MAEWLTIFDTERNILGKKLRDKVHRDGDWHETFHCWFVEKDDADMFLYFQLRSKNKKEAPLIWDITSAGHIMHDEDVQIGGLREIEEELGLSFQTTDLAYKGIFTIDYEISNLTDREFCHMYFYNVIQPLPFAPGEEVDDVMKIHATSFLQLLKREISSLTTISVLNSNPITITFEDIYPYDLAYYEFVVEQGKELLKNNSL from the coding sequence ATGGCAGAGTGGTTAACTATATTTGATACTGAAAGAAACATACTTGGGAAGAAATTACGTGATAAAGTGCACCGTGACGGTGATTGGCACGAAACATTTCATTGTTGGTTTGTAGAAAAAGATGATGCAGATATGTTTTTATATTTCCAATTACGCTCTAAAAATAAGAAAGAAGCTCCACTTATATGGGATATTACTTCAGCTGGACATATTATGCATGATGAAGATGTACAAATTGGTGGTCTTCGTGAAATTGAAGAAGAATTAGGACTTTCCTTTCAAACTACTGATTTAGCATACAAAGGAATCTTTACAATAGATTATGAAATTTCAAATCTTACGGATCGCGAGTTTTGTCATATGTATTTTTACAATGTCATCCAGCCACTACCATTCGCACCAGGTGAAGAAGTAGACGATGTAATGAAAATACATGCAACTTCTTTTCTACAACTATTAAAAAGAGAGATTTCATCTTTAACGACTATTTCAGTTTTAAACAGTAACCCGATTACGATAACATTTGAAGATATTTATCCGTATGATCTTGCGTACTATGAATTTGTTGTAGAACAAGGAAAAGAATTACTAAAAAATAATAGCTTGTAA
- a CDS encoding pyridoxamine 5'-phosphate oxidase family protein, giving the protein MGIEGKEIKSIISTEKELRGILGQPSERALKKVISSLDHHCVDFLSKSPFLVLSTANKLGECDASPRGDAPGFVYVFNNNKIIIPERPGNRRIDSILNIISNPRVGLIFFIPGLGETLRINGRAYITNDEEILQEMQVNGRNPLLGIVVEIEECYIHCAKAFIRSKMWDPESWLNKKELPSAAKMLLEHAKVNALEEDVARSLEESYTKRLY; this is encoded by the coding sequence GTGGGAATAGAGGGTAAGGAAATAAAATCGATTATTTCAACAGAGAAGGAATTACGGGGAATATTGGGGCAACCAAGTGAACGAGCTTTAAAAAAAGTTATTTCATCATTAGACCACCATTGCGTAGATTTTCTGTCTAAATCTCCTTTTCTAGTATTATCTACGGCAAATAAATTAGGAGAGTGTGATGCTTCGCCGAGAGGAGATGCACCTGGATTTGTATACGTATTCAATAATAATAAAATTATCATTCCAGAAAGACCAGGCAATCGTCGTATAGACTCCATTTTGAATATTATTTCCAATCCACGTGTAGGGTTAATCTTTTTTATTCCAGGTCTTGGGGAGACACTCAGAATAAATGGTCGAGCGTATATTACAAACGACGAAGAAATTTTGCAAGAAATGCAGGTGAATGGACGCAATCCGTTACTTGGAATTGTTGTTGAAATAGAAGAGTGTTATATTCATTGTGCAAAAGCTTTTATTCGTTCTAAGATGTGGGATCCAGAATCTTGGTTGAATAAAAAAGAGTTACCTTCAGCAGCAAAAATGTTGCTAGAGCATGCGAAAGTGAATGCTTTAGAAGAAGATGTTGCACGTTCTTTAGAAGAAAGTTATACGAAAAGACTGTATTAA
- a CDS encoding homoserine dehydrogenase — MNNVINVGVLGLGTVGSGVVHILKEHYKKIALDTGYEVKVKTVVVRDLEKERDVCINGIVVTSHVDEVLNDSNIDIVVEVMGGIEEAKQHIVKALRNKKHVVTANKDLMAVYGAELLQLANENDCDLCYEASVAGGIPVLRGLTDGLASDQIEKIMGIVNGTTNYMLTKMSQKGWSYEEALQEAQKLGFAESDPTADVDGLDAARKVAILANLGFSMNVSLDDVQVRGIRKVEKEDLQMAEKLGFTMKLIGKAEKQGSAIHLSVEPTLLPSHHPLSNVNNEFNAVYVHGQAVGEVMFYGPGAGKLPTGSAVVSDIISIVKNMNQVQKNKSALKEPEPYELQGDEEVVSKYFLRISLRDEPGMLQKITECFVNCSVSLKEVIQLPLNRELAEVVVVTHQTSKYQFERVLGAIEDVASEINSYYIIEEEKQYV, encoded by the coding sequence ATGAATAACGTTATTAATGTTGGGGTGTTAGGATTAGGTACAGTCGGAAGTGGTGTTGTCCATATTTTGAAAGAACATTATAAAAAAATCGCTCTTGATACAGGATATGAAGTAAAGGTAAAGACAGTCGTTGTACGTGATTTAGAAAAAGAACGTGATGTTTGCATCAATGGAATCGTAGTAACAAGTCATGTCGATGAAGTTCTAAATGATTCAAATATTGATATTGTAGTAGAGGTAATGGGCGGAATTGAAGAAGCAAAACAGCATATTGTTAAGGCTTTACGAAATAAGAAACATGTCGTAACAGCAAATAAAGATTTAATGGCTGTATACGGTGCGGAGCTTCTCCAATTAGCGAATGAAAATGATTGTGATCTATGTTATGAGGCAAGTGTAGCGGGTGGTATTCCAGTGTTAAGAGGATTAACGGACGGATTAGCTTCAGATCAAATTGAAAAAATAATGGGAATTGTAAATGGCACAACAAATTATATGTTAACAAAGATGAGTCAAAAGGGATGGTCTTATGAAGAGGCTTTACAGGAAGCACAAAAATTAGGTTTTGCAGAATCGGATCCGACTGCAGATGTAGATGGATTAGATGCAGCGAGAAAAGTAGCAATTCTTGCAAATTTAGGTTTTTCGATGAATGTTTCTTTAGATGATGTGCAAGTAAGAGGGATTCGAAAGGTCGAAAAAGAAGATTTACAAATGGCTGAAAAGTTAGGGTTTACTATGAAATTAATTGGTAAAGCAGAGAAACAAGGATCAGCCATTCATTTAAGTGTAGAACCGACTCTTTTACCAAGTCATCATCCATTATCAAATGTAAATAATGAATTTAATGCCGTATATGTTCACGGTCAAGCAGTAGGAGAAGTAATGTTTTACGGACCTGGAGCAGGTAAATTGCCGACTGGTTCTGCTGTAGTAAGTGATATTATTTCAATCGTTAAAAATATGAATCAAGTTCAGAAAAATAAAAGTGCGTTAAAAGAACCAGAACCATATGAATTACAAGGGGATGAAGAAGTCGTTTCGAAATATTTCTTACGTATCTCATTACGAGATGAACCTGGGATGTTACAAAAAATAACAGAATGTTTCGTTAATTGTTCTGTAAGTTTAAAAGAAGTTATTCAATTACCTTTAAATCGTGAACTTGCAGAAGTCGTTGTTGTGACACATCAAACTTCAAAGTATCAATTCGAACGAGTTTTAGGGGCGATAGAAGATGTCGCAAGTGAAATAAACAGTTACTACATTATTGAGGAGGAAAAACAATATGTATAA
- the thrC gene encoding threonine synthase, whose translation MYKGLLNQYASYLPVNENTPDVSLMEGNTPLIPLLNISKQLGIQLYGKYEGANPTGSFKDRGMVMAVAKAKEEGSEAIICASTGNTSASAAAYAARLGMKCVIVIPEGKIAHGKLAQAVAYGAEIISIEGNFDDALKAVRNIAAEEPITLVNSVNPYRIEGQKTAAFEICDQLQSAPDVLAIPVGNAGNITAYWKGFCEYEKEKGYKKPRIHGFEAEGAAAIVKGHVIEEPETIATAIRIGNPASWSYAVEAAEQSHGEIDMVSDEEILHAYRLLAKSEGIFAEPGSNASLAGVIKHVQSGKIKKGETVVAVLTGNGLKDPDIAISSNTLDIASVSNNLEQIKEHIKGVIMS comes from the coding sequence ATGTATAAAGGACTATTAAACCAATATGCTTCTTATTTACCTGTAAATGAAAACACACCTGATGTGAGCTTAATGGAAGGAAATACACCCCTTATTCCGTTATTAAATATATCAAAACAATTAGGGATTCAGTTATACGGTAAGTACGAAGGAGCGAATCCGACAGGTTCTTTTAAAGATCGTGGTATGGTAATGGCAGTCGCAAAGGCGAAAGAAGAAGGTTCGGAGGCCATTATTTGTGCATCGACAGGTAATACATCAGCATCGGCTGCCGCATACGCGGCACGCCTTGGAATGAAATGTGTTATCGTAATACCGGAAGGAAAGATTGCGCATGGAAAATTAGCGCAAGCAGTTGCCTATGGTGCTGAAATCATTTCAATAGAAGGAAATTTTGATGATGCACTAAAGGCTGTAAGAAATATTGCTGCAGAAGAGCCGATTACGTTAGTAAACTCTGTAAATCCTTATCGAATTGAAGGGCAAAAAACAGCAGCATTTGAAATTTGTGACCAATTGCAAAGTGCACCAGATGTTTTAGCGATTCCTGTTGGGAATGCCGGGAATATTACAGCGTACTGGAAAGGTTTCTGTGAATATGAGAAAGAAAAAGGCTATAAAAAGCCAAGAATTCACGGATTTGAAGCGGAAGGAGCAGCTGCTATTGTAAAAGGGCATGTCATTGAAGAGCCCGAAACAATTGCAACAGCGATTCGCATCGGTAACCCAGCAAGTTGGTCATATGCTGTAGAGGCTGCCGAGCAATCTCACGGTGAAATAGATATGGTATCAGATGAAGAGATTTTACATGCGTATAGATTATTAGCAAAATCGGAAGGGATTTTCGCTGAGCCAGGATCAAATGCTTCATTAGCGGGCGTAATTAAACATGTTCAATCTGGAAAAATCAAAAAAGGAGAAACAGTTGTTGCAGTTTTAACTGGAAATGGCTTGAAAGATCCTGATATCGCAATTTCTTCTAATACATTAGATATTGCAAGTGTTTCAAATAATTTAGAACAAATTAAGGAGCATATTAAAGGGGTGATTATGTCGTGA
- the thrB gene encoding homoserine kinase: MIPLSIRVPASTANVGPGFDSVGIALSLYLNVVVKEKADKWQVIHSFEESIPTDDKNLIVSTACKVSPSLSPHIIEVTSNIPLTRGLGSSASAIVAGIELANQLGNLNLTTNQKVQIATNFEGHPDNVAASILGGIVIGALDGKDVSVVRIESKELGVISLIPNEELNTDESRSVLPDMFPFHEAVKASAISNVLVAAFCQKKWEVVGEMMERDHFHEPYRLELVPLLPSIRKCAKEFGAYGTALSGAGPSIFILTPYEKRQEIAEQLARVFTSMKVCELEIDHRGTTVNKKEHIGL; this comes from the coding sequence GTGATACCATTAAGTATTCGTGTTCCTGCTAGTACAGCAAATGTTGGACCTGGATTTGATTCAGTAGGAATAGCTTTGTCATTATATTTAAATGTAGTAGTAAAAGAAAAAGCTGATAAATGGCAAGTAATCCATTCCTTTGAAGAGTCTATTCCGACAGACGATAAAAATTTAATCGTAAGCACGGCATGTAAAGTTAGTCCTTCTTTATCACCCCATATAATAGAAGTTACTAGTAATATCCCACTAACAAGAGGACTAGGAAGTAGCGCATCAGCAATTGTAGCTGGGATAGAGCTTGCGAATCAACTAGGCAATTTGAACTTAACTACTAATCAAAAAGTTCAAATTGCTACAAATTTTGAAGGACATCCTGATAATGTTGCTGCTTCTATATTGGGAGGGATTGTAATCGGAGCACTTGATGGAAAGGATGTTTCTGTTGTAAGAATTGAAAGTAAGGAATTAGGCGTAATTTCTCTTATTCCAAATGAAGAGCTAAATACAGATGAAAGCCGATCTGTATTACCAGATATGTTTCCGTTTCATGAAGCAGTAAAGGCTAGTGCGATAAGCAACGTATTAGTAGCTGCGTTTTGTCAAAAGAAATGGGAAGTTGTAGGAGAAATGATGGAAAGAGATCATTTTCACGAGCCATATCGTTTAGAGCTCGTACCGTTATTACCATCTATACGTAAATGTGCAAAAGAATTCGGAGCATATGGCACAGCACTTAGTGGTGCAGGACCATCTATTTTTATTTTAACGCCGTATGAGAAACGTCAAGAAATTGCTGAGCAATTAGCGAGAGTATTTACGTCTATGAAAGTGTGTGAGTTAGAAATTGATCATAGAGGGACTACTGTAAATAAGAAAGAACATATTGGATTATAG
- a CDS encoding DUF6366 family protein, protein MKKESPEEKRELIRQSELKNNPTGSLKDGLNRAETGSPVDMTGGMNWKGTGLVILVLVLGYIIYTYFFS, encoded by the coding sequence ATGAAGAAAGAGTCACCGGAAGAAAAAAGAGAACTTATAAGGCAAAGTGAATTGAAAAATAATCCTACAGGTTCTTTAAAGGATGGACTTAACAGAGCTGAAACAGGTAGTCCAGTTGATATGACGGGTGGTATGAATTGGAAAGGTACAGGGCTAGTAATTTTAGTGCTAGTTTTAGGATATATTATATACACTTATTTTTTTAGTTAA
- a CDS encoding glycoside hydrolase, whose amino-acid sequence MKKMIAICLLTTMSFSTLVGCDVKDNNAVQRSKIKKATYKEFTYDVNPETFTLIVEHDGVKEQASQPLPKMKVSNVKKDKGRTSWEYPDQKVKVNLVKKKDHLNIEVESTGAESFTWPKVQAETYTLPLWEGKQIPSNDENWKKFLKDDAYSFAESFSMKFFALNGSKYSIVYIANNMFNNELKFHSDPKIGFDFIHEFPRINKNKTYGFQLYVTNNDAVSIAKLYKDNIARKGEFKTLEEKARKNKEIEKLYGAAHFYFWNQNGLSESNVNWPKLREQINSPVFSHIKELIQKNSSEPGELNVFEQVNKQDFVDKYQKNVILRYMNEVLSMKELYKEDIFLKVDQEASELLNKGVDHLSKMELYNLNKHVLKSVLGDAVEEVSKWGKADGTDIIKEMKSAGIDNAWIGLPNWEQGYMQPDFVTEAKKMGYLVGSYDSYHSIHEKADKNWNTASFTDPSLYEEATVTKRNGEKVQGFLGRGRKLNPTLSLPSVKERMNDILQNGPKYNSWFIDCDATGEIYDDYSAKHITTQEQDLKARLQRMDYIAQEKGMVVGSEGGNDFASSTIAFAHGIETPVIKWDDDDMRKNKTSPYYVGGYWSPNQNVPEKYAKQVPLKEEYKQVYLNPVYSVPLYKLVYNDSVITTHHWEWGSLKVKDEVGNRMLYELLYNVPPLYHLDEVEWNKHKKEITQHLKVWNEVHEKAVKEAMTNFAYLSEDKLVQAASYGENIKIIVNFSNEDMEIEKTKIKAKSAFIINNGKQTMYTPNQ is encoded by the coding sequence ATGAAAAAAATGATAGCGATATGTCTGCTTACAACTATGTCATTTTCGACTTTAGTCGGGTGTGATGTAAAAGATAACAATGCTGTACAAAGGTCTAAAATAAAGAAAGCGACATATAAAGAGTTTACTTACGATGTAAATCCAGAGACTTTCACGTTAATTGTAGAACATGACGGTGTAAAGGAACAGGCGTCACAGCCGTTGCCGAAAATGAAGGTGTCGAATGTAAAAAAAGACAAGGGTCGCACATCTTGGGAATATCCAGATCAAAAAGTAAAAGTGAATCTAGTAAAGAAAAAAGATCACTTAAATATCGAGGTGGAATCGACTGGTGCAGAAAGCTTTACATGGCCGAAAGTACAAGCTGAAACTTATACACTTCCGTTATGGGAAGGGAAGCAAATTCCGAGTAATGATGAAAATTGGAAAAAGTTTTTAAAGGATGATGCATATTCATTTGCTGAATCATTTTCTATGAAGTTTTTTGCATTAAATGGTTCGAAATATTCCATTGTATATATTGCGAACAATATGTTTAATAATGAATTGAAATTTCATTCGGATCCGAAAATAGGATTTGATTTCATACATGAATTTCCGCGTATAAATAAAAATAAAACATATGGATTTCAGTTATACGTGACAAATAATGATGCAGTTAGTATTGCGAAACTATATAAAGACAATATCGCTCGAAAAGGTGAATTCAAAACATTAGAAGAAAAGGCTAGAAAAAATAAAGAGATAGAAAAGCTTTACGGCGCAGCTCATTTTTATTTTTGGAATCAAAATGGCTTATCAGAAAGTAATGTAAATTGGCCAAAGTTAAGAGAACAAATAAATAGCCCTGTGTTCAGTCATATAAAAGAGCTTATTCAAAAGAATAGTTCAGAGCCTGGGGAGCTGAATGTATTTGAGCAAGTAAATAAACAAGATTTTGTTGATAAGTATCAAAAAAATGTTATTTTGCGTTATATGAATGAAGTATTATCAATGAAGGAATTGTATAAAGAGGACATTTTCCTAAAAGTTGATCAGGAAGCTAGTGAGTTATTAAACAAAGGTGTAGATCATTTATCGAAGATGGAATTATATAACTTAAATAAGCATGTATTAAAGTCGGTGCTCGGTGATGCGGTTGAAGAAGTAAGTAAATGGGGTAAGGCAGATGGAACGGATATTATAAAGGAAATGAAATCGGCAGGAATAGATAATGCTTGGATTGGGTTACCGAACTGGGAACAAGGGTATATGCAGCCTGATTTCGTGACAGAAGCTAAGAAAATGGGATATTTAGTTGGTTCGTATGATTCTTACCATTCTATTCACGAAAAAGCTGATAAAAATTGGAATACAGCTTCTTTTACTGATCCATCGTTATATGAAGAGGCAACTGTGACGAAGAGAAATGGAGAAAAGGTGCAAGGGTTTTTAGGTAGAGGACGAAAATTAAATCCAACTTTATCTCTTCCTAGTGTAAAAGAACGAATGAACGATATATTACAAAATGGACCTAAATACAATTCATGGTTTATTGATTGTGATGCAACAGGTGAAATTTATGATGACTATTCGGCTAAACATATAACGACACAAGAACAAGATTTAAAAGCAAGATTACAACGAATGGATTATATTGCGCAAGAAAAAGGTATGGTAGTTGGCTCTGAGGGCGGAAATGATTTTGCAAGTAGCACGATTGCATTTGCCCACGGCATTGAAACGCCTGTTATTAAATGGGACGATGATGATATGAGGAAAAACAAAACAAGTCCGTATTATGTGGGCGGATATTGGTCACCGAATCAAAATGTTCCAGAAAAATATGCAAAACAAGTACCGTTAAAAGAAGAGTATAAACAAGTGTATTTAAATCCTGTATATTCAGTACCGTTATATAAATTAGTATACAATGATTCTGTAATTACAACGCATCACTGGGAATGGGGAAGTTTGAAAGTAAAAGATGAGGTCGGAAACCGTATGCTATACGAATTATTGTATAACGTTCCTCCGTTGTACCATTTAGATGAAGTAGAGTGGAATAAGCATAAAAAAGAAATTACGCAGCATCTGAAAGTTTGGAATGAAGTTCATGAAAAGGCAGTGAAAGAAGCGATGACGAATTTTGCATATTTGTCAGAAGATAAGTTAGTACAAGCAGCTTCGTATGGGGAAAATATTAAAATTATTGTAAATTTCTCAAATGAAGATATGGAAATAGAAAAGACGAAAATAAAAGCAAAATCAGCTTTCATTATTAATAATGGAAAGCAAACTATGTATACACCAAACCAATAA
- a CDS encoding LCP family protein yields MSSELEQNTRSSKKRSKRKSIKWFILIPFFLLIFGGVGYGSLIYNKAKAVVSDAYAQIDKSSKRDKEVEPLKDNISILIMGVDGSEMRKSQYGEAVRTDALLLATINKDDKSVKLVSIPRDSRVYIPSRKKLDKITHAHVFGGVESTRDTVERFLNVPVDYYVKFNFESFVQIVDSLGGIDIDVPVTFTEQDSKDQAGMIHLEKGYQHLNGEQALALARTRKIDSDAMRGQRQQLVIEAIAKKAMSVQSISKMGSLLDAVDKNMKTNLTFDDMLAITKNMAGSNLEMEKMQIEGTDKRIGGIYYYIPNEKNVKDISKKLNDHLGVTPKSVRNE; encoded by the coding sequence ATGAGCTCTGAATTAGAACAGAATACGAGAAGCAGTAAAAAACGTTCTAAAAGAAAGTCAATAAAATGGTTCATTTTAATTCCATTTTTCCTACTTATTTTTGGTGGAGTAGGATATGGATCGTTAATATATAATAAAGCAAAAGCAGTGGTAAGTGATGCATATGCACAAATTGATAAGTCATCGAAGCGTGATAAAGAAGTTGAACCTTTAAAGGATAACATTTCAATTCTAATCATGGGTGTTGATGGTAGTGAAATGAGAAAAAGTCAATACGGAGAAGCTGTTCGAACAGATGCACTTTTATTAGCAACAATTAATAAAGATGATAAATCAGTTAAATTAGTAAGTATTCCGCGTGATTCACGTGTATATATTCCATCTAGAAAGAAATTAGATAAAATTACACATGCACACGTATTTGGTGGTGTGGAAAGTACACGGGATACGGTGGAAAGATTTTTAAATGTTCCTGTTGATTATTATGTGAAGTTTAACTTTGAATCATTCGTACAAATTGTCGATTCACTTGGTGGCATTGATATTGATGTACCAGTTACTTTCACAGAACAAGATAGTAAAGACCAAGCTGGTATGATCCATTTAGAAAAGGGTTATCAACATTTAAATGGAGAGCAAGCACTTGCGCTTGCAAGAACGCGTAAAATTGACAGTGATGCAATGCGTGGTCAAAGACAGCAACTTGTAATTGAAGCAATTGCTAAAAAAGCAATGTCTGTCCAATCAATTAGTAAAATGGGCTCATTACTTGATGCAGTTGATAAAAATATGAAAACGAACTTAACTTTCGATGATATGCTTGCTATTACGAAAAATATGGCAGGGTCTAACTTGGAAATGGAAAAAATGCAAATTGAAGGTACAGATAAACGTATCGGTGGTATTTATTATTACATTCCAAACGAAAAAAATGTGAAAGACATTTCGAAAAAATTAAATGATCATCTAGGTGTAACACCAAAATCAGTTCGAAATGAATAA